In Deltaproteobacteria bacterium, a single genomic region encodes these proteins:
- a CDS encoding nitroreductase family protein: MAEPGIFEIIYSTRAMRRLKPDPIPEEVLKKIVDAGIRAPSGGNAQEWAFMLIQDPDLKRFVRDYYWNTWQQIRAQGTLPLTGLPPSQQRMMNAVSDLAANMDEVPAILLACVRKEYAPIAAMKNLRGSTLAVYGTIFPAVQNILLACRALGVGATLTTIHSFFEEALKQKFGIPETMEIAALIPMGYPQGKFGPVSRRPVEEVIHWDRWGNQKS, from the coding sequence ATGGCCGAACCTGGAATTTTTGAAATCATCTACTCCACGCGCGCGATGCGGCGCTTAAAACCGGACCCGATTCCTGAAGAGGTGCTCAAGAAAATCGTGGATGCAGGGATTCGCGCACCCAGCGGTGGCAACGCGCAAGAGTGGGCGTTCATGTTGATACAGGACCCGGACCTGAAGCGGTTCGTCCGCGATTACTACTGGAATACCTGGCAGCAGATCCGCGCCCAGGGGACGCTTCCTCTGACGGGTCTGCCACCTTCGCAGCAACGGATGATGAATGCCGTGTCCGACCTGGCCGCAAACATGGACGAAGTGCCGGCGATTCTCCTGGCCTGTGTGCGCAAAGAGTACGCGCCTATCGCGGCGATGAAGAATCTCCGTGGAAGCACCCTTGCCGTTTATGGCACGATCTTTCCCGCTGTGCAGAATATCTTGCTTGCCTGTCGTGCGTTGGGTGTCGGAGCGACGCTGACCACCATCCATTCGTTCTTTGAAGAAGCGCTCAAACAGAAATTCGGCATTCCCGAGACGATGGAAATTGCGGCGTTGATCCCCATGGGGTATCCGCAAGGAAAATTCGGCCCAGTGTCGCGGCGGCCTGTGGAAGAGGTCATCCACTGGGATCGGTGGGGCAATCAAAAAAGCTAA
- a CDS encoding DUF2272 domain-containing protein, with protein sequence MPAPSTFARRVAAIAEEQHRQFHLQHESDPQLSRQIQRYWEGIGLPFPGVATAWSAVFVSWCMKSAGATANEFKFSPAHAVFVNWAIKNATAQTGLFRGFELSTYAPNIGDIIQNNRGGTNFGFQFAKTHTQYQSHSAIVVETGQDGQGNYLLTVGGNESDSVGMKIVRLTATSFIKQRATNPYICVIQNLK encoded by the coding sequence AGAAGAGTGGCAGCCATTGCGGAAGAGCAGCACCGGCAATTCCATTTACAGCACGAAAGCGACCCGCAACTGAGCAGACAGATCCAACGTTATTGGGAGGGGATCGGCCTGCCGTTTCCGGGTGTAGCTACCGCATGGTCGGCGGTGTTCGTTTCTTGGTGCATGAAATCTGCCGGAGCGACAGCGAACGAGTTCAAATTTTCTCCGGCCCACGCGGTTTTTGTCAATTGGGCGATTAAAAACGCCACCGCCCAAACGGGACTCTTTCGCGGGTTTGAACTCAGCACCTATGCACCGAACATCGGCGACATTATCCAAAACAATCGAGGCGGAACGAATTTCGGCTTTCAGTTCGCCAAAACCCACACGCAGTACCAGTCCCATTCCGCGATTGTGGTGGAAACAGGGCAAGACGGCCAAGGGAACTATTTGTTGACGGTTGGGGGTAACGAAAGCGACTCCGTCGGGATGAAGATCGTGCGCCTGACGGCCACGAGCTTCATCAAACAGCGTGCGACCAATCCGTACATCTGCGTCATCCAGAACCTCAAATGA